A stretch of the Massilia sp. W12 genome encodes the following:
- a CDS encoding GMC family oxidoreductase — protein MNQTRNSAVDKEPEVKGIIPDPIKAGLAQGWKVVDAATLDADQTLQADVVIIGSGAGGGVTAETLALAGLSVLIVEEGALKSSSDFKMREAQAYPQLYQESAARKTADKGINILQGRSVGGSTTVNWTSSFRTPQPTLDWWRSHYALNDYTSDSLAPWFLMMEERLNVSTWLTPPNENNDILKRGCAKLGIPAAAIMRNVRGCWNLGYCGMGCPTNAKQSMLITTIPSALAAGARLYTHTRAERLLFAKDQVQALECVALKADGLELSGRKLTIRAKHYVLAGGGINNPALLLRSGAPDPNHMVGKRTFLHPTVISAALFKQKVEGFAGAPQTIYSDHFLGIDPIDGPIGYKLEAPPLHPLLLSSTMNGFGNQHAELMRQFPHTQVVLALLRDGFHEQSAGGAVDLRSDGSPVLNYPLNDYIWDGVRRAFLNMAEIQFAAGATQVMPTHEMARLYTSWAEAKKEIQALPYETLRARVVSAHVMGGCAMSGNANQGVVDGNGRYYGVSNLSVHDGSIFPTSIGANPQLSIYGVTARMAAGLAKQLSGKDAPKLKAQAA, from the coding sequence AGCGCGGTTGACAAAGAACCCGAAGTCAAGGGCATTATTCCCGATCCGATCAAAGCCGGTCTGGCGCAAGGCTGGAAAGTGGTGGACGCCGCCACTCTGGATGCGGATCAAACGCTGCAAGCCGATGTGGTGATTATCGGCAGCGGGGCCGGCGGCGGCGTCACGGCGGAAACTCTGGCCCTGGCCGGTCTATCGGTCTTGATTGTGGAAGAAGGCGCGCTCAAATCTTCTTCCGATTTCAAAATGCGCGAGGCGCAAGCCTATCCGCAGCTGTATCAGGAATCGGCGGCGCGCAAAACCGCAGATAAGGGCATCAATATATTGCAAGGGCGCAGTGTAGGCGGCTCAACCACAGTGAACTGGACATCCAGCTTTCGCACGCCGCAGCCGACTTTGGACTGGTGGCGCAGCCATTACGCCTTGAACGACTACACCTCAGACAGCCTGGCGCCCTGGTTTTTAATGATGGAAGAGCGCTTGAACGTCTCGACCTGGCTGACGCCGCCGAATGAAAACAATGATATTTTGAAGCGCGGTTGCGCCAAACTCGGGATTCCGGCAGCCGCCATTATGCGCAATGTGCGCGGCTGCTGGAATCTGGGTTATTGCGGCATGGGCTGTCCCACCAACGCCAAGCAATCGATGCTGATCACCACCATTCCTTCCGCGCTGGCGGCAGGCGCGCGCCTGTACACCCACACCCGCGCAGAACGCTTGCTGTTCGCCAAGGATCAGGTTCAGGCGCTGGAATGCGTGGCGCTCAAGGCTGATGGCCTGGAATTATCGGGACGCAAACTCACGATTCGCGCAAAACACTATGTGCTGGCCGGCGGCGGCATCAACAACCCCGCATTATTGCTGCGCTCGGGGGCGCCTGATCCGAATCACATGGTGGGCAAGCGCACCTTCTTGCACCCGACCGTGATTTCCGCCGCCCTGTTCAAGCAAAAAGTGGAAGGCTTTGCCGGCGCGCCGCAAACCATTTATTCCGACCATTTCTTAGGCATTGATCCTATTGACGGGCCGATAGGCTATAAATTGGAAGCGCCGCCGCTGCATCCGCTGCTGCTCTCCAGCACCATGAACGGCTTTGGCAATCAACACGCCGAGCTGATGCGGCAATTCCCGCACACCCAGGTTGTGCTGGCGCTGCTGCGCGATGGTTTTCATGAGCAATCGGCGGGCGGTGCGGTGGATCTGCGCAGCGATGGCTCGCCAGTGCTGAACTATCCCTTGAATGACTACATCTGGGATGGGGTGAGACGCGCATTCCTGAATATGGCGGAAATTCAATTCGCCGCCGGCGCCACGCAGGTCATGCCAACCCATGAAATGGCCAGGCTCTACACCTCCTGGGCCGAGGCGAAAAAGGAAATTCAAGCCCTGCCCTATGAAACCTTGCGCGCGCGCGTGGTTTCCGCGCACGTTATGGGCGGCTGCGCCATGTCCGGCAATGCCAACCAGGGGGTGGTCGATGGCAATGGCCGCTACTATGGCGTATCCAATCTCTCGGTGCATGACGGCTCGATTTTCCCCACCTCGATCGGGGCCAATCCGCAACTCTCGATTTATGGCGTGACAGCACGCATGGCGGCGGGCTTGGCGAAACAATTGAGCGGGAAGGACGCGCCCAAACTCAAGGCCCAGGCAGCATGA
- a CDS encoding alpha/beta fold hydrolase — translation MIARFLRRLLWLQALAILALAGWLLWLGLGWLTASLLALAGLIAVRILITLQNFVLAWHYGRGQTRPAHSKLTLWQKLRLFAGEWSATLSSSSWLMISHMFSERDKMEDQGLPVLLVHGWACNSGYWSHLSRRLMAQGIRHYALDLEPALAPIDAYTPLLAAKIDAVLAKSGAKQVIIVAHSMGGLATRAYLRAHGAAKIAHVITLGSPHHGTGLANFGMGENSRQMRYHKQSGPSPWLQTLAASETKDTRALFTSIWSRDDNIISPQNSSELPGARNIALHGMGHVALALHPQVQDVLLQEIAHIRSAAERN, via the coding sequence ATGATCGCACGTTTTTTACGCCGGCTATTGTGGCTGCAAGCCCTGGCCATACTGGCCTTGGCCGGCTGGCTCTTGTGGTTGGGGCTGGGCTGGTTGACAGCCAGCCTGCTGGCGCTGGCCGGCCTGATTGCTGTACGCATCTTGATCACCCTGCAAAATTTTGTGCTTGCCTGGCATTATGGCCGGGGCCAGACGCGCCCGGCGCACAGCAAGCTCACGCTGTGGCAAAAACTCCGCTTATTCGCCGGCGAATGGAGCGCCACGCTCAGTTCCTCGTCCTGGCTGATGATCAGCCACATGTTCAGCGAACGCGACAAAATGGAAGACCAGGGTTTGCCGGTGTTGCTGGTGCATGGCTGGGCTTGCAACAGCGGCTATTGGAGCCATCTCAGCCGGCGTTTGATGGCGCAAGGCATACGCCATTACGCCCTGGATCTGGAACCGGCCCTGGCTCCAATCGACGCCTACACCCCTTTGCTTGCGGCCAAAATCGATGCCGTGCTGGCCAAAAGCGGGGCCAAACAAGTGATTATCGTGGCGCACAGCATGGGCGGCTTGGCCACGCGCGCCTATTTGCGCGCACACGGCGCGGCCAAAATCGCGCATGTGATCACGCTCGGCAGTCCGCACCATGGCACTGGCCTTGCGAATTTCGGCATGGGTGAAAACTCGCGCCAGATGCGCTATCACAAACAAAGCGGCCCCAGTCCCTGGCTGCAAACCCTGGCCGCCAGTGAAACGAAAGACACGCGCGCCCTGTTCACCTCAATCTGGTCGCGCGATGACAATATCATCTCGCCGCAAAATTCCAGCGAATTGCCGGGCGCGCGCAATATCGCCCTGCATGGCATGGGCCATGTGGCGCTGGCCCTGCATCCGCAGGTGCAAGATGTGTTATTGCAGGAAATCGCCCATATCCGCAGCGCTGCTGAGCGCAACTGA
- a CDS encoding PEP-CTERM sorting domain-containing protein: MHNFKKIALASLLSGFAAFAQAETVNFEDVTRFSTGNFTSGSFSFFMSGTASVIYNAQYCGPSCPVNGSNIALMPYGNLSNQLGYLRMSKADGSTFSLNSFDGAASFNFNESGTKHYIPLQIDAVGITANGAQVTQSFAIDRDTPSGPLAFTNFTFNSAFSNLSSVTFSASGSSHPFYNGLAIDNINTAAAVPEAETYAMMLAGLAALGLFSKRKKSA, encoded by the coding sequence ATGCACAATTTTAAAAAAATCGCTCTTGCCTCCCTGCTCTCCGGTTTCGCTGCATTCGCACAAGCAGAAACAGTCAATTTTGAAGATGTCACGCGCTTTTCTACCGGTAATTTCACTTCCGGCAGCTTTTCTTTCTTTATGTCCGGAACCGCTTCGGTGATTTATAACGCCCAATACTGCGGCCCCAGCTGTCCGGTGAATGGCAGCAATATCGCCCTGATGCCATATGGCAATCTGAGCAACCAGCTTGGTTATTTGCGCATGAGTAAAGCAGATGGCTCGACCTTCAGCTTGAACAGCTTTGATGGCGCCGCTTCGTTCAATTTCAATGAATCAGGCACAAAGCACTATATTCCGCTGCAAATCGATGCAGTTGGCATCACGGCCAATGGCGCGCAAGTGACGCAATCCTTTGCGATTGATCGCGATACCCCGAGCGGCCCGCTGGCTTTCACCAATTTCACCTTTAACAGCGCATTCTCCAATCTGTCGTCTGTCACCTTCAGCGCAAGCGGCTCGTCCCATCCTTTTTACAATGGTTTAGCCATTGATAATATTAATACTGCCGCAGCAGTGCCGGAAGCAGAAACCTATGCCATGATGCTGGCTGGCCTGGCTGCTTTGGGTTTATTCTCCAAGCGCAAGAAAAGCGCCTGA
- a CDS encoding DUF3617 domain-containing protein: MRYLISVAAFMLGAGACLSLAQAADTVNPGLWEVTSKMQSSDSAENKSMEEARKHLQNVPPEQRKMIEEMMAKQGMPLPKMGKDGMVMKICLTPDMVKQRKGLVETRDKCSTKIENAVNGKMKFSTVCSKPPSKTEGEVSLISASQYSVVSNTTSSHQGKSTTHTVNLQGKWLANDCGSVKPVGVMH, from the coding sequence ATGAGATATCTGATTTCTGTTGCCGCTTTCATGCTTGGCGCGGGCGCTTGTCTCTCGCTGGCGCAGGCTGCTGATACTGTCAATCCCGGTTTGTGGGAAGTGACATCGAAGATGCAATCCAGCGACAGTGCAGAAAACAAGTCGATGGAAGAGGCGCGCAAGCATTTGCAAAATGTGCCGCCCGAACAGCGCAAAATGATTGAGGAAATGATGGCCAAGCAAGGTATGCCGCTGCCAAAGATGGGCAAGGATGGCATGGTTATGAAAATCTGCCTGACGCCGGACATGGTCAAGCAGCGCAAAGGCTTGGTGGAAACCCGGGATAAGTGCAGCACCAAGATCGAGAACGCGGTCAACGGCAAGATGAAATTCAGCACAGTGTGCAGCAAGCCGCCTTCCAAAACTGAAGGCGAAGTCAGCTTGATCAGTGCAAGCCAGTACAGCGTGGTGTCGAACACCACCTCCAGCCATCAGGGCAAATCGACCACGCATACAGTCAATTTGCAAGGGAAATGGTTGGCTAATGATTGCGGCAGTGTGAAGCCGGTGGGCGTAATGCATTAA
- a CDS encoding MOSC domain-containing protein produces MIEHIFISAAHGAPLTAQHSVQVDAGKGIAGDRNYGKQDEPGQNITLVEAEELEAFCQLYGRAYEPSVIRRNLVTRGVRLNDLVGKQFQLGELVLRGVELCEPCSIVGDLLAGPAISAPQVVKYWVGRGGLRADVVQGGQLHIGAVLTL; encoded by the coding sequence ATGATTGAACACATTTTTATCAGCGCCGCACATGGTGCGCCCTTGACTGCACAGCACAGCGTGCAAGTGGACGCCGGCAAGGGCATTGCCGGCGATCGTAATTATGGCAAGCAGGATGAGCCGGGACAGAACATTACGCTGGTCGAAGCCGAAGAACTGGAAGCCTTTTGTCAGCTGTACGGGCGTGCTTATGAGCCGTCCGTGATCCGCCGCAATCTGGTCACGCGCGGTGTCAGGCTCAATGATTTGGTCGGTAAGCAATTCCAGCTTGGCGAGCTGGTGTTGCGCGGAGTGGAGTTATGCGAACCCTGTTCCATCGTCGGCGATTTACTGGCCGGGCCGGCAATCAGCGCGCCGCAAGTGGTCAAATATTGGGTGGGCCGGGGTGGTTTGCGCGCTGATGTGGTGCAAGGCGGGCAGTTGCATATTGGCGCCGTTTTGACACTGTGA